The genomic window GTGTCCCGACATGCGACGCGTCCCCTCCCGCTGTCTGTTCGCCGCCGCGCTGCTGGTGGCGTCCCTGTTGGCCCCGATGGCGGTGGCGCCAGCCACGGCCGTCCCCACCGTGGGCGTCGACCGGTACCAGAAGGGCGTGTGCCCGCCGGGCGGCCTCGAACCCGCGCTGGCCACCCGGCTGGACAAGGCCGTCGAGGGCGTCCGCCGGGAGGCCGGCATCCCCGGCGTCGCCGTCGGACTGTGGATGCCGGGCAAGGGGTGCTACGTCCGCGCGACGGGGGTCGCCGACACCGCCACCGGCAGGCCGATGACCACCGACCAGTTCATGCGGATCGGCAGCGAGACCAAGACCTTCACGGTCACCGCGCTGCTCGAACTCGTCGACGACCGCCGGATCGGGCTGGACGACCCGATCTCCGCCTACATCGGCGGCGTGCCGAACGGTGACCGGATCACGCTCCGTCATCTCGCCGAGATGCGCAGCGGCCTGTTCCCGTACAGCGCCGACCCGGACTTCGCGCAGGCCCTGTTGAGCGACCCGAGCCGCTCGTTCACGCCGCGGGAACTGCTCGCGTACGGCTTCCGGCATCCGAACACCTTCGCGCCGGGTGAGAAGTTCCAGTACTCCAACACCAACCTCATCCTCCTCGGCCTGGTGATCGAGAAGGTCAGCGGTCACCGCCTCCGTGACTTCATCGACGAGCGGGTGCTCCGCCCGGCCAGGCTGCGCCACACGCTGTTCCCCGAGGGCCGTGAGTTCCCCGAGCCGCACGCGCGCGGCTACACCAACCAGACGCTGAGCGGCGACATCGAGGACGCCACGGACTGGAATCCCAGCTGGGCCTGGGCGGCCGGGGCGATGATCTCGGACCTGCGCGACCTGCGCCGCTGGGCCAGGATCGTCGCCACCGGGACGCTGCTCAGCCCGGAGACCCAGAGGGAGCGGCTCAAGATGCTGCCGACCGGCTTCCCCGGCACGGACTACGGCCTCGGCATCTTCGAGACCGGGGGCTGGATCGGGCACAAC from Streptomyces sp. DSM 40750 includes these protein-coding regions:
- a CDS encoding serine hydrolase domain-containing protein, which codes for MRRVPSRCLFAAALLVASLLAPMAVAPATAVPTVGVDRYQKGVCPPGGLEPALATRLDKAVEGVRREAGIPGVAVGLWMPGKGCYVRATGVADTATGRPMTTDQFMRIGSETKTFTVTALLELVDDRRIGLDDPISAYIGGVPNGDRITLRHLAEMRSGLFPYSADPDFAQALLSDPSRSFTPRELLAYGFRHPNTFAPGEKFQYSNTNLILLGLVIEKVSGHRLRDFIDERVLRPARLRHTLFPEGREFPEPHARGYTNQTLSGDIEDATDWNPSWAWAAGAMISDLRDLRRWARIVATGTLLSPETQRERLKMLPTGFPGTDYGLGIFETGGWIGHNGSIPGYQSVTVHLPSKKATLVLLLNTDVTHEGQEPSSLLARAITEIVTPENVYDRPAPPR